In Helianthus annuus cultivar XRQ/B chromosome 3, HanXRQr2.0-SUNRISE, whole genome shotgun sequence, a single window of DNA contains:
- the LOC118490413 gene encoding vicilin-like seed storage protein At2g18540: MELTRHKITYTQEELVDKLFDSLPNEQDWQYFALMLMNTIKPEELTVDLLIERLESHELEIKKSKINNSAYQQNVELYYRGELPKAGSPRTAFSAESYDWSQVLPEEDAVGYAFVANVDHDLWWRRDYARWEIEKFREPLKEAQRAKRWNNELECYLDPQGNPVVNPPKVDFEAIKEVCEASLPKVVEMNKRKEEELKKLVEEMKIMAKNDVEGEQKIEEKLEEEEKKEEVEKMKKTERLTEIKIENLKSASDEVAGDEKKEELKQTEAAENTNVQITEKDNKFQDFQKEYDNLKWSSQRVQEAYDTLKKQAKSFDERLSATLTTKETYERKFKEKQLELNKYVDEVANLKQVLAEKEKIVLNKAEDCENGSWGSLAQEEVAGPWFG, encoded by the exons ATGGAGCTGACAAGACACAAAATTACATACACTCAAGAGGAGTTGGTCGATAAATTGTTCGATTCGTTGCCGAATGagcaagattggcaatactttgccttGATGTTGATGAATACAATCAAGCCTGAAGAGTTGACAGTGGATTTGCTAATCGAAAGACTAGAAAGCCACGAGTTGGAGATCAAGAAATCTAAAATCAACAATTCAGCTTATCAGCAAAATGTGGAGTTGTATTACAGAGGAGAACTTCCAAAGGCTGGATCCCCAAGaacagcattttctgcagaaa gttacgactggagtcaAGTTCTTCCTGAAGAAGATGCTGTTGGATATGCATTTGTAGCTAATGTTGATCATGATTTATGGTGGAGAAGAGATTACGCGAGATGGGAAATTGAAAAATTCAGAGAACCACTCAAAGAAGCCCAAAGAGCCAAAAGATGGAATAATGAATTGGAATGTTACTTGGATCCACAGGGTAATCCGGTTGTTAACCCACCAAAGGTGGATTTTGAGGCT ATAAAAGAAGTATGTGAAGCAAGTCTACCAAAGGTGGTAGAAATGAACAAGAGGAAAGAAGAGGAGTTGAAAAAGCTGGTTGAAGAAATGAAGATTATGGCAAAGAATGATGTTGAAGGAGAACAGAAGATTGAAGAGAAGttggaagaagaagagaagaaagaagaagttGAGAAAATGAAGAAAACTGAAAGATTGACTGAGATAAAGATTGAGAATTTGAAGTCTGCTAGTGATGAAGTTGCTGGTGATGAGAAAAAGGAAGAGCTGAAACAGACAGAGGCAGCTGAAAACACCAATGTGcaaatcactgag AAAGATAATaagtttcaagattttcaaaaagaGTATGATAATTTGAAGTggtcaagtcagagagtacaagaggcttatgatactttgaagaaaCAAGCTAAAAGTTTTGATGAAAGATTGTCTGCAACATTGACAACCAAAGAAACGTATGagagaaagtttaaagaaaagcaacttgAATTAAACAAGTATGTTGATGAAGTTGCTAATCTCAAACAAGTTCTGgcagaaaaagaaaagatt gtgctcaacaaaGCCGAAGATTGTGAGAATGGAAGTTGGGGCAGCCTGGCACAGGAAGAGGTGgctggaccctggtttggttga